Proteins found in one Serratia plymuthica genomic segment:
- a CDS encoding MalY/PatB family protein, translating into MKYDFDEAVDRAGTDSLTVDGWREYMFGAHEGPVPEVPANGFINLWVADMAFSTPEPVLEAIRSRLDKKILGYTRIYDRDYYEIFGAWCERHYGYRFQEESIVFSPGIIPALNRLVPLLTHEEDSILILTPSYAPFKKAGDYSGRRVVDCPLRNNEGHWAVDFEAMEQALSDDQQRVKAFFLCNPHNPTGRVWRRDELQKMIALCLKHDVWVISDEIHCDLSRSGVTHIPAASIFPENHKIITCMSTSKTFNLAGNLLANIMIPDASVRAEWLRLHDDFISPLSLVANKAAWSECDEWLTQVRHYIDENFRFLQDYLGTYHPLARFIIPEGTYLAWIDISRLVDVSNQEEVTLFFARHAGVLLEGGQMFVSNGDGHIRLNLACPRAMLAEGLNRISKALSASSVDAT; encoded by the coding sequence ATGAAATACGATTTTGATGAAGCAGTGGACAGGGCAGGGACAGACAGCTTAACCGTCGACGGCTGGCGTGAATATATGTTTGGTGCCCATGAAGGCCCCGTGCCGGAAGTACCGGCCAATGGTTTTATAAACCTCTGGGTAGCAGACATGGCTTTTTCCACCCCCGAGCCGGTGCTTGAAGCCATACGTTCCCGGTTAGATAAAAAAATTCTTGGCTACACCCGCATTTATGACAGGGATTACTATGAGATTTTTGGGGCCTGGTGTGAAAGGCATTACGGATACCGGTTTCAGGAAGAAAGCATTGTTTTCTCCCCGGGTATTATCCCTGCGCTTAACCGATTGGTGCCGTTACTGACCCACGAAGAAGACAGCATCCTCATCCTGACCCCTTCTTACGCACCGTTTAAAAAAGCCGGAGACTATAGCGGTCGTCGCGTCGTCGATTGCCCGCTTAGAAATAACGAAGGCCACTGGGCGGTAGATTTTGAGGCAATGGAACAAGCCCTGAGCGATGACCAGCAGCGAGTTAAAGCCTTCTTTCTCTGTAACCCGCATAATCCCACCGGGCGAGTTTGGCGACGTGATGAGTTGCAGAAAATGATAGCGTTATGCCTTAAACATGATGTGTGGGTTATTTCTGATGAAATCCACTGTGATTTATCCCGCTCGGGCGTCACGCATATTCCCGCCGCGTCAATTTTTCCTGAAAATCATAAAATTATCACCTGCATGTCGACCAGCAAAACGTTCAACCTGGCGGGTAACCTGCTGGCAAACATCATGATCCCTGATGCCTCAGTGAGAGCCGAATGGCTTCGCCTGCATGATGATTTTATCTCTCCGCTGAGCCTGGTGGCTAACAAGGCCGCCTGGTCCGAGTGCGATGAGTGGTTGACTCAGGTCAGGCACTACATTGACGAGAACTTCCGTTTTCTGCAGGACTACCTGGGGACATATCATCCGCTGGCCCGTTTTATCATTCCTGAAGGGACTTATCTTGCCTGGATTGATATCTCTCGTCTGGTAGATGTCAGTAATCAGGAAGAGGTAACCCTTTTTTTTGCCAGACATGCGGGTGTATTGCTTGAAGGGGGACAAATGTTTGTCAGTAACGGCGACGGGCACATCCGCCTTAATCTGGCTTGTCCACGCGCTATGCTTGCTGAGGGGCTCAACCGCATAAGCAAGGCATTGAGTGCCAGTTCTGTCGATGCTACCTGA
- a CDS encoding alpha/beta hydrolase family protein, which produces MKKLKFTFKNAEGEELAGLLELPENPKAFALLAHCFTCGKDLKGAARIAKKLTENSIAVLRFDFTGLGNSEGDFSNTNFSSNISDLLCAVDYLRREYEAPSLLIGHSLGGSAILSIAAKVPEARAVVTIGSPGELTHVQRLFKDNIEDIRNHGAFPVELAGRVFTIKKQMLDNIQEHKIAEKVFTMNKPLLIFHAPNDDTVLIEQAEKIFKAARHPKSFISLGKADHLLTHPQDAEYVAGIIVAWSSAYL; this is translated from the coding sequence ATGAAAAAATTAAAATTTACCTTTAAAAATGCAGAAGGTGAAGAACTTGCCGGGTTGCTTGAGTTGCCTGAAAACCCAAAAGCCTTTGCACTGTTAGCGCACTGCTTTACCTGTGGGAAAGATCTGAAAGGTGCTGCACGCATTGCGAAGAAACTGACAGAAAATTCAATCGCGGTGCTTCGCTTTGATTTCACTGGGTTAGGCAACAGTGAAGGTGATTTTTCCAATACCAATTTTTCCTCGAATATTTCCGATCTGCTGTGCGCGGTCGATTATCTTCGTCGGGAATACGAGGCTCCTTCGCTGCTGATTGGTCACAGCCTTGGCGGTTCGGCAATCCTCTCTATTGCAGCCAAAGTGCCTGAGGCCAGAGCGGTCGTAACCATCGGTTCGCCAGGCGAATTGACGCATGTACAGCGGTTGTTCAAAGACAATATCGAAGATATCAGGAATCATGGCGCTTTCCCGGTAGAGCTTGCGGGCAGGGTATTCACGATCAAAAAGCAAATGCTGGATAACATTCAGGAGCATAAAATAGCGGAAAAGGTATTTACCATGAATAAGCCGCTATTGATTTTTCATGCTCCCAATGATGATACCGTACTCATTGAACAGGCAGAGAAAATTTTTAAAGCCGCCAGACACCCCAAAAGCTTTATCTCCTTGGGTAAAGCGGATCATCTTCTGACTCATCCTCAGGATGCGGAATACGTCGCTGGCATTATCGTTGCCTGGAGTTCTGCTTATCTCTAG
- a CDS encoding thioredoxin family protein produces the protein MQDFNVLLEAASDYNEFVGSGAEEDRNALRHFEGLANEALPDDVISKLSQLPGSYSILVAAEMWCPDCHKNLPVIHAIAASAPAIRLGIITRDKAEAVFKAHFGVDKVKIPFAVVLDENATPLGQFIERPKTAIGKNGEVTESYKNGELLADTAREVTSIFLQE, from the coding sequence ATGCAAGATTTCAACGTACTGCTCGAAGCAGCATCGGATTACAACGAATTTGTTGGCAGCGGAGCAGAAGAAGATCGCAACGCATTGCGGCATTTTGAGGGGCTTGCCAACGAGGCATTACCTGACGATGTCATTAGTAAGCTCTCGCAACTTCCGGGTTCGTACAGCATTCTGGTAGCTGCTGAAATGTGGTGCCCCGACTGCCATAAAAACTTGCCCGTTATCCATGCCATTGCCGCGTCAGCGCCGGCAATACGTCTGGGTATTATCACCCGCGACAAGGCTGAAGCCGTCTTTAAGGCACACTTTGGTGTCGATAAAGTCAAAATTCCGTTTGCCGTGGTACTGGATGAGAACGCGACTCCGCTGGGGCAGTTTATTGAACGACCTAAAACCGCTATCGGCAAGAATGGGGAAGTGACTGAGAGTTACAAAAACGGTGAACTTCTGGCCGATACCGCCCGTGAAGTGACCTCAATTTTTCTTCAGGAGTGA
- a CDS encoding helix-turn-helix domain-containing protein produces the protein MTKSIHSPEMQALLNWLREIRENQGISMREMGERIGRPHSFVQKVEVGERRLDVVEFIWYCEALGVQPQTGMDIVQSYRARLKNTF, from the coding sequence GTGACAAAAAGCATCCACTCTCCAGAAATGCAGGCGCTTCTTAACTGGCTTCGAGAAATTCGCGAAAACCAGGGTATATCCATGCGTGAAATGGGGGAACGTATAGGTCGTCCTCACAGCTTCGTGCAAAAAGTTGAAGTGGGAGAACGGCGCCTGGATGTTGTTGAGTTCATCTGGTACTGCGAGGCGCTAGGTGTTCAGCCTCAAACCGGTATGGATATTGTTCAGAGTTACCGGGCACGGTTAAAAAACACTTTTTAA